One Campylobacter sp. MIT 12-8780 DNA window includes the following coding sequences:
- a CDS encoding site-specific DNA-methyltransferase — MNHKLEFYSRLESSYLGSKIKDIKDKSGFTNLLEIKAKYFKHLKSKLENFIGADTHENQDIYNKLYTFFDTYLNETGTPFFNTTPIYKNIYARVYSNSSDTSLFYKTQDLYYVKSDTLYKSMEFEGENYILKFDASEFKQNADNTKNKIIFKIASIEKEEQDLTINIKVSNQKELFENLSNVFKQNSSEFSEDFIKSIKPYKLDEEALKKDFSSYKRQNEVDFFIHKNAREFLNEQFDLWLFSYLHKDDKLSDFTQETLAKITKIKDAAKLTINLIADFEDELKAIWLKPKFAKKVHYVFSLDKIAKQIKEQSLWQEFLLNLTQDKGFKAQLKEWQDLKLASENFNANEFLETLQEAFILSLQGEAEAIQTNNNGLSRRTNTARNDDKKQYLFLPLDTKHFSKEMTFKILSLFDNLENHLDGELIKSDNFQALNTLMPKYQNKIDLIYIDPPFNTGSDFEYKDKFQDSTWLSLMHNRLELARDLLSSKGSFYLHLDHNANYRGRELLNNVFGEDNFVNEIVWAYKSFVGQTTRYYPRKHDIINLYVKNLDLFIFKLERNLNKWKRNNPNKEPSKDDVLYIFQSQPLDSCWNDISYLDPKDKMERIESDISLTQKPEALLQRIIEASSKQNSIILDFFTGSGTTIATAQKLGRKWLGVEMGEHFYKVIIPRMKKVIAGFASGISKEVDYKGGGAFKYYELESYDEALANCEYVLDSIASKQSERSNPQNLQKHQAIIDYKKSRKLIKTIQKDKIAHLDMSAYREDFDIFTTLSNLNGVKIKRIFLDNKGKQTCEFDNGDIVQSDSIDIQKYPRLKNLIFWEK, encoded by the coding sequence ATGAATCACAAATTAGAATTTTACTCAAGATTAGAAAGCTCTTATCTTGGCTCAAAAATCAAAGATATAAAAGATAAAAGCGGTTTTACAAATTTGCTTGAAATTAAGGCAAAATATTTTAAACACTTAAAATCAAAACTAGAAAATTTCATAGGTGCAGACACTCATGAAAATCAAGATATTTACAACAAGCTTTATACCTTTTTTGATACTTATCTAAACGAAACAGGCACGCCTTTTTTTAATACTACCCCCATTTATAAAAACATTTACGCTAGAGTTTATAGCAATTCTAGCGATACAAGCTTATTTTATAAAACGCAGGATTTATACTATGTAAAATCTGATACACTTTATAAAAGCATGGAATTTGAGGGCGAAAATTATATACTTAAATTTGATGCGAGCGAGTTTAAACAAAATGCTGATAATACAAAAAACAAAATAATTTTTAAAATAGCTAGCATAGAAAAAGAGGAGCAGGATTTAACAATCAACATAAAAGTAAGCAATCAAAAAGAACTTTTTGAGAATCTTAGCAATGTTTTCAAGCAAAACTCAAGTGAATTTAGCGAGGATTTTATAAAATCCATAAAGCCTTATAAACTTGATGAAGAAGCTTTAAAAAAGGATTTTTCAAGCTATAAAAGGCAAAATGAAGTGGATTTTTTTATCCATAAAAATGCGCGTGAGTTTTTAAATGAGCAGTTTGACTTGTGGCTTTTTTCCTATTTACATAAAGATGATAAATTAAGTGATTTTACGCAAGAAACTTTAGCAAAAATTACAAAAATCAAAGACGCCGCAAAGCTAACGATAAATTTAATCGCTGATTTTGAAGATGAGCTAAAAGCAATTTGGTTAAAACCTAAATTTGCTAAAAAAGTACATTATGTTTTTAGCCTTGATAAGATTGCAAAGCAGATTAAAGAACAAAGCTTGTGGCAGGAATTTTTGTTAAATTTAACGCAAGATAAGGGTTTTAAAGCCCAGCTTAAAGAATGGCAGGATTTAAAGCTTGCTAGTGAAAATTTTAATGCTAATGAGTTTTTGGAGACTTTGCAAGAAGCTTTTATTTTGTCATTGCAAGGCGAAGCCGAAGCAATCCAAACAAATAATAATGGATTGTCACGTCGCACAAATACGGCTCGCAATGATGATAAAAAGCAATACCTCTTTTTACCCCTCGATACAAAGCATTTTAGTAAAGAAATGACTTTTAAGATTCTAAGCCTCTTTGATAATCTTGAAAATCATCTTGATGGCGAGCTTATCAAAAGTGATAATTTTCAAGCTCTAAATACCCTTATGCCAAAATATCAAAATAAAATTGATTTAATTTATATTGACCCGCCTTTTAATACAGGTAGCGACTTTGAATACAAAGATAAATTCCAAGATTCTACATGGCTAAGTTTAATGCATAACCGCCTTGAGCTTGCAAGAGATTTACTAAGCAGCAAGGGGAGTTTTTATCTACATTTAGACCATAATGCAAACTATCGTGGGCGTGAACTTTTAAATAATGTTTTTGGAGAGGATAATTTTGTCAATGAAATAGTATGGGCATATAAAAGTTTTGTTGGACAAACTACAAGATATTATCCTAGAAAACACGATATTATTAATTTATATGTTAAAAATTTAGATTTGTTTATATTTAAATTAGAAAGAAATCTCAACAAGTGGAAGAGAAATAACCCCAATAAAGAGCCTAGCAAAGACGATGTTTTATATATATTTCAATCACAACCGCTAGATTCTTGCTGGAATGATATATCTTATCTTGACCCAAAGGATAAGATGGAACGCATAGAATCAGATATTAGTCTGACTCAAAAGCCAGAAGCATTATTACAACGAATTATAGAAGCAAGCAGCAAGCAAAATTCCATAATTTTAGATTTTTTTACAGGCAGTGGAACAACCATAGCCACAGCCCAAAAACTAGGGCGTAAATGGTTAGGTGTAGAAATGGGTGAGCATTTTTATAAGGTTATCATTCCTCGTATGAAAAAAGTTATAGCAGGTTTTGCGAGTGGGATTAGCAAAGAAGTGGATTATAAAGGTGGTGGAGCTTTTAAATACTATGAGTTAGAAAGCTATGATGAAGCCTTAGCAAATTGTGAATATGTGCTAGATTCTATTGCGAGCAAGCAAAGCGAGCGAAGCAATCCACAAAATCTGCAAAAACACCAAGCAATAATAGACTATAAAAAATCCCGCAAACTCATAAAAACAATACAAAAAGACAAAATAGCACATTTAGATATGAGTGCTTATAGAGAGGATTTTGATATATTTACCACGCTTAGCAACCTAAATGGCGTTAAAATAAAAAGAATTTTTCTTGATAATAAAGGCAAGCAAACTTGCGAATTTGACAATGGCGACATAGTGCAAAGTGATAGTATAGATATACAAAAATACCCAAGACTAAAAAACCTTATCTTTTGGGAGAAGTGA
- a CDS encoding heavy-metal-associated domain-containing protein produces MKTFQVANVKCQNCVNLIKNALEDEFGSIKINLNTEPKTLSINLSDERLAEFKQALEELNFSILKEL; encoded by the coding sequence ATGAAAACATTTCAAGTTGCTAATGTTAAATGTCAAAATTGTGTCAATTTAATCAAAAACGCCCTTGAAGACGAGTTTGGCAGTATCAAAATCAATCTTAACACAGAGCCAAAAACTTTAAGCATAAACTTAAGTGATGAAAGACTAGCAGAGTTTAAACAAGCCCTTGAAGAGCTTAATTTTAGCATTTTAAAAGAACTTTAA
- a CDS encoding virulence RhuM family protein: MHPPIIYITKDGKTQVELYELGSSVWLSQNDMAKLFATSTQNITMHIRNILKDGELSEISVCKDYLHTATDSKQYKIKIYSLEMILAVGFRVRSKRGVQFRIWANENLRHYLQKGFIIDTDRLKNPNGRTDYFDELLEQIRDIRASEKRFYQKVRDLFALSVDYDTSDKTTQMFFANTQNKLLFAITGQSAAELICTRADENALNMGLTSFKGNVVRKGDIIIAKNYLNKDELDSLNRLVNVFLESAELRVKSKQVLTMDFWRENVDTLLKFQGLEILKGNGSISNEQMKNIVIPKYEIFDEKRKREQALEADKDDENILEAEYKALSDRTKENK; the protein is encoded by the coding sequence ATGCATCCCCCAATAATCTACATCACTAAAGATGGAAAAACACAAGTCGAGCTTTATGAGCTAGGCAGTAGTGTTTGGCTGTCTCAAAATGATATGGCAAAACTTTTTGCTACCTCTACTCAAAATATAACCATGCATATTAGGAATATCCTAAAAGATGGGGAGTTAAGCGAGATTTCAGTATGTAAGGATTACTTACATACTGCTACAGATTCCAAGCAATATAAAATAAAAATTTATTCTTTAGAGATGATTTTGGCTGTTGGTTTTCGTGTGCGTAGCAAAAGAGGCGTGCAGTTTAGAATTTGGGCGAATGAAAATCTTAGACATTATCTTCAAAAAGGCTTTATCATCGATACTGATAGGCTTAAAAATCCAAATGGTAGGACTGATTATTTTGATGAGCTTTTAGAGCAAATTAGAGATATTAGAGCCAGTGAAAAGAGGTTTTATCAAAAGGTTCGCGATCTTTTTGCTTTAAGTGTGGATTATGATACAAGCGATAAAACAACACAAATGTTTTTTGCAAATACACAAAATAAGTTGCTTTTTGCTATCACAGGACAAAGTGCGGCTGAACTTATTTGCACAAGAGCTGATGAAAATGCTTTAAATATGGGGCTTACAAGCTTTAAGGGCAATGTTGTAAGAAAGGGCGATATTATCATTGCTAAAAACTACCTTAATAAAGATGAACTAGATAGCCTAAATCGCTTAGTAAATGTATTTTTAGAATCTGCTGAACTTCGTGTTAAATCAAAACAAGTTTTAACTATGGATTTTTGGAGGGAAAATGTAGATACCTTGCTTAAATTTCAAGGCTTAGAAATTTTAAAAGGAAATGGAAGTATTTCAAATGAGCAAATGAAAAATATAGTTATACCAAAATATGAAATTTTTGATGAAAAAAGAAAAAGAGAACAGGCTTTAGAGGCTGATAAAGACGATGAAAACATACTTGAAGCAGAATATAAAGCCTTAAGTGATCGTACAAAGGAAAACAAATGA
- the rho gene encoding transcription termination factor Rho → MENNKKQRTHIPVEGYKIEDLKLQDLESLVKIANELSIENPRELRRQELIFEILKAQTKAGGFILFTGILEISNEGYGFLRGMDANLSDSVNDAYVSNSQIRKFALRVGDIVTGQVREPKDQEKYYALLKIEAINYMPLQEARERPLFDNLTPIFPTEKIKLEYEATKLTGRVLDLFTPIGKGQRGLIVAPPRTGKTELMKELAAAVARNHPEMQLIVLLVDERPEEVTDMQRCVKGEVFSSTFDLPAYNHVRVAELVIEKAKRMVEMGQDVIILLDSITRLARAYNTATPSSGKVLSGGVDANALHKPKRFFGAARNIENGGSLTIVATALIDTGSRMDDVIFEEFKGTGNSEIVLDRNISDRRIYPAINIIKSGTRKEELLQNPGDLQKIWAIRSAISQMDDVEALKFLYSKMLKTKDNVELLSIMNE, encoded by the coding sequence ATGGAAAATAACAAAAAACAAAGAACCCACATTCCAGTGGAGGGGTATAAAATCGAAGATTTAAAGTTGCAAGACTTAGAAAGTCTCGTTAAAATCGCTAATGAACTTAGTATTGAAAACCCAAGAGAACTGCGTCGCCAAGAGCTTATCTTTGAGATACTTAAGGCTCAAACTAAAGCAGGTGGCTTTATACTTTTTACAGGGATTTTAGAAATTTCAAATGAAGGCTATGGCTTTTTGCGTGGAATGGACGCAAATTTAAGCGATAGTGTAAATGATGCTTATGTTTCAAACTCTCAAATTCGCAAATTCGCCCTAAGAGTAGGAGACATCGTTACAGGGCAAGTTAGAGAGCCAAAGGATCAAGAAAAATATTATGCCTTGCTTAAGATTGAAGCCATTAATTATATGCCTTTACAAGAAGCAAGAGAACGTCCTTTATTTGACAATCTAACCCCTATCTTTCCAACAGAAAAAATCAAACTTGAATATGAAGCTACCAAGCTTACAGGACGCGTGCTTGATCTTTTTACGCCCATAGGCAAGGGGCAAAGAGGACTTATAGTAGCACCTCCTCGCACAGGAAAAACTGAGCTCATGAAAGAACTAGCTGCAGCAGTTGCTAGAAATCACCCAGAAATGCAACTCATCGTGCTTTTAGTCGATGAGCGTCCAGAAGAAGTTACTGATATGCAAAGATGTGTTAAAGGAGAGGTGTTTAGCTCAACTTTTGATCTACCAGCTTATAATCATGTGCGTGTAGCTGAACTTGTCATAGAAAAAGCAAAAAGAATGGTAGAAATGGGACAAGATGTTATCATCTTGCTTGATAGCATAACAAGACTTGCAAGAGCGTATAATACCGCTACGCCAAGCTCTGGCAAGGTTTTAAGTGGGGGTGTTGATGCTAATGCTTTACATAAACCAAAAAGATTTTTTGGAGCAGCTAGAAATATAGAAAATGGTGGCTCTTTAACCATAGTCGCAACTGCACTCATAGATACAGGCTCAAGAATGGATGATGTGATCTTTGAGGAGTTTAAAGGCACAGGAAATAGTGAAATCGTGCTTGATCGCAATATCTCGGATCGCCGAATTTATCCAGCCATCAATATCATCAAATCAGGCACAAGAAAAGAAGAACTTTTGCAAAATCCGGGTGATTTGCAAAAAATTTGGGCGATTCGCTCAGCCATTTCTCAAATGGACGATGTAGAAGCCTTGAAATTTTTATACTCAAAGATGTTAAAAACTAAAGACAATGTCGAGCTTTTATCTATTATGAACGAATAA
- a CDS encoding DMT family transporter encodes MFNSSKFLSWIFLLLAIAFEVLGTSFLKLENVSLALFLMAVFIAISYFFMGLCLKHIQVGIAYALWELLGTLGIVCIALFVFKESLSFTQICGIVLAFIGIILINFGEVKP; translated from the coding sequence ATGTTTAATTCTTCAAAGTTTTTGTCTTGGATTTTTTTGCTTTTAGCTATAGCTTTTGAAGTGCTTGGCACGAGCTTTTTAAAGCTTGAAAATGTGAGTTTGGCTCTTTTTTTGATGGCTGTTTTTATCGCTATTTCTTATTTTTTTATGGGACTTTGTTTAAAACACATTCAAGTTGGCATTGCTTATGCGCTTTGGGAGCTTTTAGGCACGCTTGGTATAGTTTGTATAGCTTTGTTTGTTTTTAAAGAAAGTTTGAGTTTTACTCAAATTTGTGGCATTGTTTTAGCCTTTATTGGTATCATTTTGATCAATTTTGGCGAGGTTAAGCCATGA
- a CDS encoding DMT family transporter, translated as MYIFIIIASAILDIFANLALKKSNTFEKKSWGIFAIILAILAFFCLFLSLEYVPLSIAYSTWGAIGIIGTCLGGYVFYKEKLNFIGILGIACIILAVVLLNI; from the coding sequence ATTTATATATTTATCATCATTGCTTCAGCTATTTTAGATATTTTTGCTAACTTGGCTCTTAAAAAATCAAATACCTTTGAGAAAAAAAGCTGGGGGATATTTGCGATCATCTTAGCTATCCTAGCCTTTTTCTGCCTTTTTTTAAGCTTAGAATATGTGCCTTTAAGTATAGCTTATAGCACTTGGGGAGCTATAGGTATCATTGGCACTTGTTTGGGAGGCTATGTTTTTTATAAAGAAAAGCTTAATTTTATCGGCATTTTAGGCATAGCTTGCATTATCTTAGCTGTCGTGCTTTTAAATATTTAA
- a CDS encoding DNA polymerase III subunit gamma/tau, whose product MLQALAIKYRPKTFDELIGQSTISTSLKYALNHQRLAHAYLFSGLRGSGKTSSARIFSRALVCEKGPSATPCGECKHCLAALEGKHIDIIEMDAASHRGLEDIQELIEQTKYAPSMARFKIFIIDEVHMLTPQAANALLKTLEEPPSYVKFILATTDPLKLPATVLSRTQHFRFKQIPQSEIVKHLEHILNLEGVKFENEALKLVARSGQGSLRDTLTLLDQAIIFCENELTSLKMAEMLGFLDPQKVSEFYTLILQKDKEKVLEFLKSLQDYEASNVIDEMIFYLKESFFAKSEEFSLLVYERFFRILSRAKTMLAHCDDDAFVLCVMAFMLMEASALKSIDEEIQNLSKPQVPQNEEKLISTQKISPNEPSPQTSIKEEKKNPYERLLEAIYDRDYTLGQCFERSTAFISFENDILSISSHASEEDKGILNRGFKLIQELALKLLNAKLSVQKAMQIDESKLQDLQKAKQSSNLDEKKNINETQDFQNAQGLTPQKDLKAEFASLRQGAKARDHQAEAKAALDECFGEPTKE is encoded by the coding sequence ATGCTTCAAGCCCTTGCCATTAAATACCGCCCTAAAACCTTTGATGAACTCATCGGGCAAAGCACGATTAGCACGAGCTTAAAATACGCTTTAAACCACCAACGCCTAGCCCATGCTTATCTTTTTTCAGGACTTCGTGGCAGTGGAAAAACTTCAAGTGCAAGGATTTTTTCGCGTGCCTTGGTGTGTGAAAAAGGACCAAGTGCCACACCTTGTGGGGAGTGCAAGCATTGTCTAGCAGCACTTGAGGGCAAGCATATAGATATTATCGAGATGGACGCAGCTTCTCATAGGGGCTTAGAAGACATTCAAGAGCTTATCGAGCAAACCAAATACGCTCCTTCTATGGCAAGATTTAAAATCTTCATCATCGATGAGGTGCATATGCTTACGCCTCAAGCAGCAAACGCTCTTTTAAAAACCCTTGAAGAGCCACCAAGTTATGTTAAGTTTATACTGGCAACTACTGATCCTTTAAAACTACCTGCTACCGTGCTTTCTCGCACTCAGCATTTTCGTTTTAAGCAAATTCCTCAAAGCGAGATTGTAAAACATTTAGAACATATCTTAAATTTAGAAGGCGTGAAATTTGAAAATGAAGCTTTAAAACTTGTCGCAAGAAGCGGGCAGGGTTCTTTAAGGGATACACTTACACTTTTAGATCAAGCCATTATCTTTTGTGAAAATGAACTTACTAGCCTGAAAATGGCTGAAATGCTTGGGTTTTTAGATCCTCAAAAGGTGAGCGAGTTTTATACGCTTATCTTACAAAAAGATAAAGAAAAGGTGCTTGAGTTTTTAAAAAGCTTGCAAGATTATGAAGCGAGCAATGTTATAGATGAGATGATTTTTTATCTTAAAGAAAGTTTTTTTGCTAAAAGCGAGGAATTTTCTTTGCTTGTTTATGAACGTTTTTTTAGGATACTCTCAAGAGCAAAAACCATGCTTGCTCACTGCGATGATGATGCTTTTGTGCTTTGCGTTATGGCTTTTATGCTTATGGAAGCAAGTGCTCTTAAGAGTATTGATGAAGAAATTCAAAACTTAAGCAAGCCCCAAGTGCCACAAAATGAAGAAAAGCTTATAAGTACGCAAAAGATAAGCCCTAATGAGCCAAGCCCTCAAACAAGTATAAAAGAAGAAAAGAAAAATCCTTATGAACGCTTACTTGAAGCAATTTATGATAGGGATTATACCTTAGGACAATGTTTTGAACGCTCTACAGCCTTTATAAGCTTTGAAAATGATATTTTAAGCATAAGTTCTCATGCTAGTGAAGAAGATAAAGGTATTTTAAATCGCGGTTTTAAGCTTATCCAAGAGCTTGCCTTAAAGCTTTTAAATGCCAAACTCAGTGTGCAAAAAGCTATGCAAATTGATGAGAGCAAGCTTCAGGATTTACAAAAAGCTAAACAAAGCTCAAATTTAGACGAAAAAAAAAATATAAATGAAACGCAAGATTTTCAAAATGCTCAAGGTTTAACGCCTCAAAAGGATTTAAAAGCTGAATTTGCAAGCCTAAGGCAAGGAGCAAAGGCTCGCGATCATCAAGCTGAAGCAAAAGCTGCACTTGATGAGTGTTTTGGCGAACCTACAAAAGAGTGA
- a CDS encoding heavy metal translocating P-type ATPase, protein MQEWRLKIGKMTCTNCSNAIERICSKMQGVEKASVSYLNASGIFLLSSEEVKAKIQQKIKDLGYEVLQNDEDIYEFKLKELQKLKFNLILSVIISALAMLLMMSFHGILSELLQMVLGLFGVFYCGRGFFIHAFKGLKNLALDMNTLVSLGSLSAVIYSFLAFLGIFQTHLYFAEASMIITFVLLGKFLEENAKFKANSAQKGLEKFELKTARLVQKDGSFSLVNPSFLQVGDEVLVKEGESISVDGVVLEGKAEVDMSVISGEFMPLLKQKGDEVEAGGLLVSGLLRIRASKKAMDSNLEHIKNLIFQASNAKMPITLLVDKLSAYFVGAILMLALITFMAWWFIAGLNEAFLHSSALLLISCPCALGLATPIALVLAIHNASKHHILIKNPSAIELLRKIKEGIFDKTGTLSEEKLSIYAHNLSKENFELLSKLEYFSTHPIANAIKTNDVAQVKHINKDKLEFFTARGLLYTDEKAVFLAGNETFLKERGVTISQEQHNFVFENANLAPIVVYFAKDKTCLGCVCLQNELRKEAHTLIASLKALGIKSLILSGDNEKSVQSVAQKLDIKEYYANLKPEDKLEFIKKRPNAFFVGDGVNDAASLRLASVSFALNAGSNLAKENGDFILMKDDLMGIDYALRLSKKTFSIIRLNLFWACIYNALCIPLAAGLVPGISLSPHIAALAMCFSSLCVVMNSLRLKKDI, encoded by the coding sequence ATGCAAGAATGGCGTTTAAAAATCGGCAAAATGACTTGCACAAACTGCTCAAATGCGATTGAGCGTATATGTTCTAAAATGCAAGGTGTTGAAAAGGCAAGTGTTTCATATCTTAACGCCAGTGGGATTTTTTTACTTTCAAGCGAGGAAGTAAAGGCAAAAATTCAACAAAAAATCAAAGATTTAGGCTATGAAGTATTACAAAATGATGAGGATATATATGAATTTAAACTCAAAGAGCTTCAAAAGTTAAAATTCAATCTCATCTTAAGTGTGATAATAAGTGCTTTGGCTATGCTTTTAATGATGAGTTTTCATGGGATTTTAAGCGAGCTTTTGCAGATGGTTTTGGGACTTTTTGGGGTGTTTTATTGTGGGCGAGGCTTTTTTATACATGCGTTTAAGGGCTTGAAAAATCTAGCTCTTGATATGAATACCCTTGTAAGCTTGGGTTCTTTAAGTGCTGTGATTTACTCCTTTTTAGCTTTTTTGGGTATTTTTCAAACACATTTGTATTTTGCTGAAGCAAGTATGATTATCACTTTTGTGCTTTTAGGCAAATTCTTAGAAGAAAATGCTAAATTTAAGGCAAATAGCGCTCAAAAAGGGCTTGAAAAATTTGAGCTAAAAACTGCAAGATTAGTGCAAAAAGATGGCTCTTTTAGCCTTGTAAATCCTTCCTTTTTGCAAGTAGGCGATGAAGTGCTTGTTAAAGAAGGTGAAAGCATTAGCGTTGATGGCGTGGTGCTTGAGGGTAAGGCTGAAGTGGATATGAGTGTGATAAGTGGGGAGTTTATGCCCTTGCTTAAACAAAAAGGAGATGAGGTAGAAGCTGGTGGGTTGTTAGTAAGTGGTTTGTTGCGTATAAGAGCGAGCAAAAAGGCTATGGATAGTAATCTTGAGCATATTAAAAATCTTATCTTTCAAGCAAGCAATGCTAAAATGCCTATAACTTTGCTTGTTGATAAGCTTTCAGCGTATTTTGTGGGTGCGATTTTAATGCTCGCTCTTATCACTTTTATGGCTTGGTGGTTTATAGCCGGCTTAAATGAAGCTTTTTTGCATTCAAGTGCGCTTTTGCTTATCTCTTGCCCTTGTGCTTTAGGACTTGCAACGCCGATTGCTTTAGTTTTGGCTATACATAATGCCTCAAAACATCATATCCTTATTAAAAACCCTAGTGCTATAGAGCTTTTACGAAAGATAAAAGAGGGGATTTTTGATAAAACAGGCACTTTAAGCGAGGAAAAATTAAGCATTTATGCTCATAATTTAAGCAAAGAAAATTTTGAATTGCTTAGCAAGCTTGAGTATTTTAGCACTCATCCTATAGCCAATGCGATAAAAACAAATGATGTGGCTCAAGTTAAGCATATTAATAAAGACAAGCTCGAGTTTTTCACAGCTCGTGGGCTTTTATATACAGATGAAAAGGCTGTGTTTTTAGCTGGGAATGAGACTTTTTTAAAAGAAAGAGGCGTTACAATCTCTCAAGAACAGCACAATTTCGTGTTTGAAAATGCTAACCTTGCTCCTATTGTAGTGTATTTTGCTAAAGATAAAACTTGTCTTGGCTGTGTGTGCTTGCAAAATGAGTTGCGAAAAGAAGCACATACGCTCATTGCTTCACTAAAAGCTTTAGGTATAAAAAGCCTCATTTTAAGCGGGGATAATGAAAAAAGCGTGCAAAGTGTAGCTCAAAAGCTTGATATTAAAGAATATTATGCAAATTTAAAGCCTGAGGATAAGCTTGAGTTTATTAAAAAAAGACCAAATGCCTTTTTTGTAGGAGATGGAGTTAATGATGCAGCAAGTTTAAGACTTGCAAGTGTGAGTTTTGCTTTAAATGCTGGCTCAAATTTGGCTAAAGAAAATGGGGATTTTATCTTGATGAAAGATGATTTGATGGGCATTGATTATGCTTTGAGGCTTTCTAAGAAAACCTTTAGTATTATTAGGCTTAATCTTTTTTGGGCTTGTATTTATAATGCCCTTTGCATACCCCTTGCTGCTGGGCTTGTGCCAGGTATTAGCCTAAGTCCGCATATTGCTGCTCTTGCTATGTGCTTTTCTTCTTTGTGCGTGGTGATGAATTCTTTGCGGCTTAAAAAGGATATCTAA